In Bacteroidota bacterium, one DNA window encodes the following:
- the hemW gene encoding radical SAM family heme chaperone HemW — translation MGQDTTQYQLTNRDGLSLYFHIPFCEQKCVYCDFYSIEDRSAQARFVSALVREIDLKIARYPSLEGSAVSTIFFGGGTPSLLTPEELQSIVEAITKHFVLLPDLEFTLECNPGTVTESELARYRALGANRLSFGVQSFHADELEWLSRIHSADEARDAVRFARSSGFDRVSIDLMFALPGQTMQKLAYSLKQAIELETDHLSVYNLTVEEGTPLNRMVKLHQVNEMPVDEASEMYEMVQETLSNAGFVQYEISNYAKTEAQRCRHNLVYWDGYADYVSFGPSAHEFIGGERSWNLSSLDRYLDRIEHGILPRNNSERPDLRERRIEVLFCGLRSTGVHISQFNTSFREDLRSNRELARIINEGLATIEGDILRLTTTGYRFCDNIVVRLL, via the coding sequence GTGGGACAGGATACTACGCAATATCAACTGACGAACCGCGACGGACTTTCGCTCTATTTCCATATCCCGTTTTGCGAGCAAAAGTGCGTCTATTGCGATTTCTATTCGATCGAAGACCGATCCGCACAAGCGCGCTTCGTCAGCGCGCTTGTGCGTGAGATCGATTTGAAGATCGCCCGCTATCCGTCGCTCGAAGGCTCTGCCGTATCGACTATCTTTTTCGGAGGCGGCACTCCGTCGCTGCTCACACCGGAGGAATTACAGTCGATCGTCGAGGCGATCACTAAACACTTTGTCCTTCTTCCCGACCTTGAGTTCACGTTAGAGTGTAACCCCGGTACCGTCACCGAATCGGAACTCGCACGATATCGTGCGCTCGGCGCGAATCGTCTCAGCTTTGGCGTACAGTCGTTTCATGCCGATGAGCTCGAATGGCTTTCTCGTATTCATTCCGCCGATGAGGCCCGCGATGCCGTTCGGTTCGCACGTTCCTCTGGGTTTGATCGTGTCAGCATTGATCTGATGTTTGCGCTACCGGGCCAAACAATGCAGAAGCTTGCATATTCGCTCAAGCAGGCTATTGAACTTGAAACCGACCACTTGAGCGTCTATAATCTCACCGTTGAAGAGGGGACGCCACTTAACCGAATGGTAAAGCTGCACCAAGTTAACGAGATGCCGGTGGATGAAGCATCGGAGATGTATGAGATGGTGCAGGAGACGCTTTCGAATGCGGGTTTTGTGCAGTACGAGATATCGAACTATGCAAAAACCGAAGCTCAACGCTGTCGGCATAATCTTGTCTATTGGGACGGCTATGCAGACTACGTGTCCTTCGGTCCCTCAGCACATGAATTCATCGGCGGCGAGCGCTCGTGGAATCTCTCCTCACTCGATCGGTACCTCGACCGGATCGAACATGGTATTCTTCCTCGTAATAATTCCGAGCGTCCGGATCTGCGAGAACGACGTATCGAAGTGCTTTTCTGTGGACTCCGATCGACCGGAGTACACATCTCGCAGTTCAACACCTCGTTTCGCGAAGACCTCCGTTCCAATCGTGAACTCGCGCGTATTATCAATGAAGGTTTGGCTACCATCGAAGGTGACATACTTCGCCTGACTACAACGGGATACCGGTTCTGCGATAATATCGTCGTGCGGTTGCTGTAG
- the lepB gene encoding signal peptidase I translates to MKKTPKTSKKNESVVRSLLVAVLLAIAVRSFAVQAFQVPTGSMKNTVLIGDHLFVNELAYGFHTPKYLPFTDMPIPHIGFDYADVKRGDVVVFEYPGERDLVVPAKHNVDFIKRAVALAGDVVEIRDKQVYVNGTAVTLPPNGRYDEQPLRKGLSDSRIFPKYSGWNQDQYGPIRVPKKGDVLQLDAKNIDGWRVFIEREGHHVNCAMDGSVSIDGVTATSYTVGRDYLWMLGDDRDNSEDSRFWGFCPAENVVGKAMFVYWSWYNPPSDHGDGYDPEETQSFHIRWDRILRNIN, encoded by the coding sequence ATGAAGAAGACTCCGAAGACTAGTAAGAAGAACGAGAGCGTTGTTCGCTCCCTGCTCGTCGCAGTGCTGCTCGCGATTGCCGTGAGGTCGTTTGCGGTGCAGGCATTCCAGGTCCCAACCGGCTCGATGAAGAACACCGTGCTGATCGGCGATCATCTGTTCGTCAATGAACTTGCCTACGGGTTTCATACACCGAAATATCTGCCGTTTACCGACATGCCGATCCCGCATATCGGATTCGATTATGCCGACGTCAAGCGCGGCGATGTGGTGGTGTTCGAATATCCCGGTGAACGTGATCTTGTCGTACCGGCGAAGCATAATGTGGATTTTATTAAACGCGCCGTCGCGCTGGCCGGTGATGTGGTCGAGATACGCGATAAGCAGGTATATGTCAATGGAACTGCGGTGACGCTGCCACCGAACGGCAGATATGACGAACAGCCACTACGGAAGGGACTCTCAGACTCTCGGATCTTTCCGAAATACTCCGGTTGGAATCAGGATCAGTACGGCCCCATCCGTGTGCCGAAGAAAGGGGACGTGTTGCAGCTCGATGCGAAAAACATCGACGGCTGGCGTGTGTTCATCGAGCGCGAAGGTCATCACGTGAACTGTGCGATGGATGGATCGGTGAGTATAGACGGGGTAACGGCAACGAGTTATACCGTTGGCCGCGATTATCTCTGGATGCTTGGCGACGATCGCGATAATTCGGAAGACTCGCGCTTCTGGGGCTTTTGTCCGGCAGAGAACGTTGTCGGCAAGGCAATGTTCGTGTATTGGTCGTGGTACAATCCGCCGTCGGATCACGGGGATGGCTACGACCCTGAAGAGACGCAATCATTTCACATTCGGTGGGACAGGATACTACGCAATATCAACTGA
- the lepB gene encoding signal peptidase I: MAILPKKKVKQKESLWRSLLVAGVIALVIRSFMFQAFRIPTGSMKNTLLVGDYLFVNELAYGFHTPKYLPLTNWKIPHFGFNYRDVKQGDVIVFEYPGDRDLVEPKEKNVNYIKRCIAVAGDTLEVRDKQVYVNGKEFKNPPNSRYNFPPLPKGHPEEGIFPRGNTTWNHDNYGPIRIPKKGDVIALSSANIDAWSVFIQREGHSCECGADGSVTIDGKKVTSYTVERNYLWMMGDNRDDSADSRYWGFCPVDNVIGSSMFIYWSWYNPPGDTGDGYDPEEPQNLHVRWNRLFHSAQ, encoded by the coding sequence ATGGCAATTCTACCGAAGAAGAAAGTAAAGCAGAAGGAGAGCCTCTGGCGTTCGCTTCTGGTCGCAGGTGTGATCGCGTTGGTGATCCGCTCGTTCATGTTCCAGGCGTTCCGCATTCCGACAGGTTCGATGAAGAACACGCTGCTCGTCGGCGATTATTTGTTCGTCAACGAACTTGCCTACGGGTTTCATACGCCGAAGTATTTGCCGCTGACCAATTGGAAGATCCCGCACTTCGGCTTTAATTACCGCGACGTCAAGCAAGGGGATGTGATCGTGTTCGAATACCCGGGCGATCGCGACCTCGTAGAACCGAAAGAGAAGAACGTAAACTACATCAAACGCTGTATCGCCGTTGCCGGCGACACGCTCGAGGTTCGCGACAAGCAGGTGTATGTCAACGGGAAAGAATTCAAGAATCCGCCGAACTCGCGCTACAACTTCCCGCCGCTGCCGAAGGGACATCCGGAAGAGGGGATCTTCCCGCGTGGTAACACGACGTGGAATCATGATAACTACGGCCCGATCCGTATCCCGAAGAAGGGTGACGTGATCGCGCTTTCCTCTGCGAACATCGACGCATGGAGTGTTTTCATCCAACGCGAAGGCCATTCATGCGAATGCGGAGCTGATGGATCGGTCACGATCGACGGAAAGAAAGTGACCAGCTACACCGTCGAACGCAACTATCTCTGGATGATGGGTGATAACCGCGACGACTCGGCAGACTCACGCTACTGGGGGTTCTGTCCGGTCGATAATGTGATCGGCTCGTCGATGTTCATTTATTGGTCATGGTACAATCCGCCGGGAGATACCGGCGACGGCTACGACCCCGAGGAGCCGCAGAACCTGCACGTCCGCTGGAACCGCCTCTTCCATAGCGCGCAGTAA
- the lepA gene encoding elongation factor 4 produces MSLERTRNFCIIAHIDHGKSTLADKLLLETKTIAQREMQYNQVLDDMDLEQERGITIKLHAIMMKYLAPDGVEYTYNMVDTPGHVDFTYEVSRSLAACEGAILVVDATQGVEAQTISNLFLAIEAGLEIIPVLNKVDLQSAMIDEVSNQIIELIGCKKEDILLASAKAGIGIQEILEAVRTRIPAPKGNVDAPLRGLIFDSKFDAYRGAIVYMRVFDGKIKEGDEIIFMSNKARYKVEEIGTLRLGREAKKELQAGDVGYLIAGVKNVKDTRVGDTITHFRGGATEPISGFKESKPMVFAGIYPQNAEQFTELRDSLDKLALNDSSLIFEAETSIALGFGFRCGFLGLLHMEIVQERLDREFNQNIVTTVPNVEYYVTTTAGDVVKVDNPSSMPPPGNIEYIEEPYVKAQIIVPSEYVGGIMTLATERRAIYKTTTYIDSTRADIQYEFPLSEIIFDFYDKLKSISRGYASFDYEFLEYRQSDLVKLDIMLNGDPVDAFSTIVHRDKAFEWGKKLCGKLRELIPRHMFEVAIQAAIGQKIIARETVKAMRKDVTAKCYGGDISRKRKLLEKQKEGKKRMKQVGRIEVPQEAFMAILQISD; encoded by the coding sequence ATGTCGCTCGAGAGAACTCGTAATTTCTGTATCATCGCCCATATCGACCACGGCAAGAGCACGCTGGCCGATAAGCTGTTGCTCGAAACCAAGACGATCGCGCAGCGCGAGATGCAGTACAATCAGGTCCTCGACGATATGGACCTCGAGCAGGAGCGCGGCATTACCATCAAGCTCCATGCCATCATGATGAAGTACCTCGCGCCCGACGGCGTCGAGTACACCTACAACATGGTGGATACCCCCGGACACGTCGATTTTACCTACGAGGTCTCGCGCTCGCTCGCAGCATGCGAAGGCGCTATTTTGGTCGTCGATGCCACACAGGGCGTCGAGGCACAGACGATCTCGAACCTGTTCCTTGCCATCGAAGCAGGACTCGAGATCATTCCTGTACTTAATAAGGTCGATCTGCAATCGGCGATGATCGACGAGGTCTCGAACCAAATCATCGAGCTCATCGGCTGCAAGAAGGAAGACATCCTGCTCGCCAGCGCGAAGGCAGGCATTGGTATTCAGGAGATTCTCGAAGCGGTCCGCACGCGCATTCCGGCGCCGAAAGGCAACGTAGACGCGCCGCTACGCGGACTCATCTTCGATTCGAAGTTCGACGCCTACCGCGGTGCGATCGTCTATATGCGTGTGTTCGACGGCAAGATCAAAGAAGGTGACGAGATCATCTTCATGTCGAACAAGGCGCGCTACAAAGTTGAAGAGATCGGTACGCTACGCCTGGGCCGCGAGGCAAAGAAAGAACTGCAAGCGGGCGACGTCGGCTATTTGATCGCGGGCGTCAAGAACGTCAAGGACACGCGCGTCGGCGATACGATCACGCATTTCCGTGGCGGCGCCACCGAGCCGATCTCGGGCTTCAAAGAGTCGAAGCCGATGGTCTTCGCGGGTATCTATCCGCAGAACGCCGAGCAGTTCACCGAACTGCGCGACTCGCTCGATAAGCTTGCGCTCAACGATTCGTCGCTCATCTTCGAAGCCGAGACCTCGATCGCGCTTGGGTTCGGTTTCCGTTGTGGCTTCCTCGGTCTGCTGCACATGGAGATCGTGCAGGAGCGCCTGGACCGTGAGTTCAACCAGAACATCGTCACGACGGTCCCGAACGTAGAGTACTACGTAACAACGACGGCGGGCGATGTCGTGAAGGTGGACAACCCTTCATCCATGCCGCCTCCGGGCAATATCGAGTACATCGAAGAACCGTACGTGAAGGCGCAGATCATCGTGCCGAGCGAGTATGTCGGCGGCATCATGACGCTCGCAACTGAGCGCCGCGCGATCTACAAGACAACTACGTACATCGACTCGACACGCGCCGATATCCAATACGAATTTCCGCTCTCCGAGATCATCTTCGATTTCTACGACAAACTCAAGTCGATCTCTCGGGGCTATGCATCGTTCGATTACGAATTCCTTGAGTATCGTCAGTCGGATCTCGTGAAGCTCGACATCATGCTCAACGGCGATCCGGTCGACGCGTTCAGCACGATCGTGCACCGCGACAAGGCGTTCGAGTGGGGCAAGAAGCTCTGCGGGAAGCTGCGCGAGCTAATCCCGAGACACATGTTCGAAGTCGCAATCCAAGCGGCCATCGGACAGAAGATTATCGCACGCGAGACCGTCAAGGCAATGCGCAAGGACGTGACCGCGAAGTGTTACGGTGGCGATATCTCGCGTAAGCGCAAGCTGCTCGAAAAGCAGAAAGAGGGTAAGAAACGCATGAAGCAGGTCGGCCGCATCGAAGTGCCGCAGGAAGCGTTCATGGCGATCTTGCAGATATCGGATTGA
- a CDS encoding acyl-CoA dehydrogenase encodes MLTDFYDISALLSEDQRMIRDTVRSFVVDEVLPVIEHHNQAMTFPLDLAPKIGALGLLGPTLPEKYGCAGLDAIAYGLINQELERGDSSIRSFSSVQSSLVMYPIYAYGTEEQRMRYLPKLATAEYIGCFGLTEPDYGSNPAGMVTRAKKVDGGYILNGAKMWITNGTIADVAVVWAKVDSDDPKSIRGFVVEKGMKGFTAPEMKGKYSLRASVTSELVFQDVFVPDENMLPNVQGLKGPLGCLTQARYGISWGAVGAAIACYESSVEYAKSRVQFGKPLAGFQLVQAKLAHMLTEITKAQLLCLRLGQMKNDGTMRPQHVSMAKRNNVGIALDIARTARDIHGANGILGEYPIMRHMANLESVNTYEGTYDIHTLVLGMEITGISAFE; translated from the coding sequence ATGCTGACCGATTTCTACGATATTTCTGCCCTGCTAAGCGAAGACCAACGGATGATCCGCGACACGGTTCGCTCGTTCGTGGTCGACGAGGTGTTGCCCGTTATCGAGCACCACAACCAGGCCATGACCTTCCCGCTGGACCTCGCCCCGAAGATCGGAGCGCTCGGCTTGCTCGGGCCAACCTTGCCGGAGAAATACGGCTGCGCGGGTCTCGACGCCATTGCGTACGGACTCATCAACCAGGAGCTCGAGCGCGGCGACTCGTCGATCCGCTCGTTCTCGTCGGTGCAGTCGTCGCTGGTGATGTATCCGATCTATGCATACGGTACCGAAGAGCAGCGCATGCGCTACTTGCCAAAGCTTGCGACGGCAGAATACATCGGCTGCTTCGGGCTCACGGAGCCGGATTACGGCTCGAACCCGGCAGGCATGGTCACCCGCGCGAAGAAGGTGGACGGCGGGTATATCCTCAACGGCGCGAAGATGTGGATCACCAACGGCACGATCGCCGACGTCGCCGTCGTGTGGGCGAAAGTCGACTCCGACGATCCGAAGTCCATCCGCGGTTTCGTGGTTGAGAAAGGCATGAAGGGCTTCACAGCGCCGGAGATGAAGGGCAAATACTCGCTTCGTGCGAGTGTCACGAGCGAACTGGTATTTCAGGACGTCTTCGTGCCGGACGAGAACATGCTGCCGAACGTGCAGGGCTTGAAGGGTCCGCTCGGCTGTCTGACGCAAGCGCGCTACGGCATCTCGTGGGGTGCGGTCGGCGCGGCCATTGCATGTTACGAAAGCTCGGTGGAATATGCGAAGAGTCGTGTGCAGTTCGGCAAGCCGCTCGCAGGGTTCCAGTTGGTACAGGCGAAACTGGCACACATGTTGACGGAAATCACGAAGGCGCAATTGCTGTGCCTGCGACTCGGCCAGATGAAGAACGACGGCACGATGAGGCCGCAGCATGTTTCAATGGCCAAGCGCAACAACGTCGGGATCGCGCTCGATATCGCCCGCACCGCACGTGACATTCACGGCGCGAACGGCATCCTCGGGGAGTATCCGATCATGCGTCACATGGCAAATTTGGAATCGGTGAACACGTACGAAGGAACCTACGATATTCATACCCTGGTACTGGGTATGGAGATCACCGGTATCTCGGCATTCGAATAG
- a CDS encoding T9SS type A sorting domain-containing protein: MTKRTIIVAVILQAIASLVQAQTGIPSEGREFYVGVPYPSIQRQKSTLNSYSGPTYKSYVHVTTSVDNSVTFVYIDSTGFENGATTKKIAAKQSFQFPLDMTKFQTWETTGDGVRYGTMKITSKAPISVEFVSQGTCSGGSYLSYPLQCWGKNYVVQSYNDNPAGNGGYINTAASRGFIEIVSGHDGTNVFVTPSTTTAGGHVGAISGTGANGTPQPFSVSLNRGQTYTIYAEGKDQGADLSGTVINSSQPVCVLAGHENAFTLTSSVASGTEGRDFMVEQLIPVEAWDSTGYCTIPFYDSKPATTAGYGDEIRAVAVPNAGNMVYFENGSGGSPTGVTVPKYGAYAATNIQQATGWQDYNGKPFGVMQYDNRMQGTSSPYPTPSMVSIIPKSRWKSEYYFYVPTIKDNTTYERYLYLIFPKSDWAAQKILMSNNGVAPSPVQSQVSIKKQFNDIPGEDSLMGIQASITNTGSYYLVDGANDLQNPGKRSKMAAYFTTEVSFNRRFGFGFGGFNANDYYSYGNPLGFNYGEFGTTPAKLTSVVKDNCGKWDVTINDSGDTHAGIRYIEIVNYPKATYSMAITPSVNVQFDVSLDSLNKGEIILDGTQKSYTFTVQPTVPSSAATATIEVYDNSGASLLVNLSKAPSVTAAGSGQLSSVSGNTYTYGLAPCGVNACGAIVLTNPGGAGARDFVVTRPKLTGDTAHFKFASAQPDTIRIAPGSNASIPVCFNPADTAATQCSLILTGDCGSTFTYVLQGHGASGLLQATDLNFAETDMGDTKCDVVKLKNVGTLPLTLHWPVLSDSTDFSVDPAFLATLPVTIKAGDSISVNVCFNPKDHDSHSATLYWKSDIVPALDSKMKAFSLLSGKGYNAGVEWAPTVIAMTADSTKGTPEATVRIYLANRGTSKRILVNSVQLSGPDVSEFSITGNEYGVDPISNFYINYSDSMWLDLKWHPDVTRAYTNRSAFITVNYDVENSGTKGALVIAPINGSFSGSPDGVYRSASDAVRSMVAVIAGRQLTVWVPSEVNAAECGLEVYDLLGRVVSAESHVGISQGSAAIRTFLPELPEGTYIVRMTVGSKVYSCVAMQAN; the protein is encoded by the coding sequence ATGACCAAACGGACCATCATTGTTGCAGTGATCCTGCAGGCAATTGCTTCGCTAGTACAGGCACAGACCGGCATTCCGAGTGAAGGCCGCGAGTTTTATGTTGGGGTGCCGTATCCATCGATCCAACGGCAGAAATCAACATTAAACAGTTATTCAGGCCCCACCTATAAGTCATACGTGCATGTCACAACATCGGTCGACAATAGTGTGACCTTCGTTTACATCGATTCGACGGGATTTGAAAATGGTGCGACAACGAAGAAGATCGCAGCGAAGCAGTCGTTTCAATTCCCCTTGGATATGACCAAATTCCAAACGTGGGAGACGACGGGTGACGGTGTTCGTTATGGTACGATGAAGATCACGTCCAAGGCACCGATCAGTGTTGAGTTCGTCAGTCAGGGGACGTGTTCGGGCGGTTCATATCTTTCCTATCCGCTGCAGTGTTGGGGAAAGAATTATGTTGTTCAAAGCTATAATGATAACCCAGCAGGCAATGGCGGGTATATCAATACTGCAGCCTCGCGCGGATTTATCGAGATCGTCTCCGGTCATGACGGGACGAACGTCTTCGTCACACCTTCGACAACAACGGCCGGTGGACACGTTGGTGCTATTTCTGGGACCGGTGCCAACGGAACGCCGCAACCATTTTCAGTCTCGCTGAATCGAGGTCAAACCTATACGATCTATGCGGAAGGAAAGGACCAGGGCGCTGATCTGTCCGGTACAGTGATCAACTCCTCACAGCCTGTCTGCGTATTGGCAGGACACGAAAATGCATTTACACTGACAAGCTCTGTTGCATCCGGTACAGAAGGACGCGACTTCATGGTCGAGCAGCTGATCCCTGTGGAAGCATGGGATTCTACTGGGTATTGTACCATCCCGTTCTATGATTCAAAACCGGCGACGACAGCGGGGTACGGCGATGAAATTCGTGCCGTTGCAGTACCGAATGCAGGGAACATGGTCTATTTTGAGAATGGCTCCGGTGGTTCTCCCACTGGCGTGACCGTGCCGAAGTACGGAGCATATGCGGCAACGAATATTCAGCAGGCGACCGGCTGGCAGGATTATAACGGGAAGCCATTCGGTGTCATGCAGTATGACAATCGGATGCAGGGAACAAGCTCCCCGTATCCGACGCCGAGCATGGTAAGTATTATCCCGAAGTCGCGCTGGAAGAGCGAGTACTATTTCTATGTTCCGACCATCAAGGATAATACGACGTACGAACGGTATCTCTATCTTATCTTCCCGAAGTCGGACTGGGCTGCACAGAAGATCTTGATGAGCAATAACGGTGTTGCGCCGTCGCCGGTGCAAAGCCAGGTCTCGATCAAGAAGCAGTTCAATGATATTCCCGGCGAAGACTCGCTGATGGGAATTCAAGCATCGATCACGAATACGGGATCGTATTATCTGGTCGATGGGGCGAACGATCTGCAAAATCCAGGGAAGCGCTCGAAAATGGCAGCGTATTTTACCACGGAAGTATCGTTCAATCGTCGCTTTGGGTTCGGTTTTGGTGGCTTTAATGCGAATGATTATTACTCGTATGGCAATCCGCTTGGATTTAACTACGGCGAGTTCGGTACAACACCGGCGAAGCTCACGTCCGTTGTGAAAGATAACTGCGGGAAATGGGATGTAACGATCAACGATTCGGGTGATACACATGCGGGAATTCGTTACATCGAGATTGTCAACTATCCAAAGGCAACGTATTCGATGGCAATTACGCCGTCGGTCAACGTTCAGTTCGATGTATCGTTGGACTCTCTGAATAAGGGAGAAATCATACTCGATGGTACGCAGAAGAGTTATACGTTCACCGTGCAACCGACTGTTCCCTCGAGCGCTGCAACTGCAACGATCGAAGTATATGACAACTCCGGCGCATCGCTGCTCGTGAATCTTTCGAAGGCTCCGAGTGTGACAGCAGCCGGCTCTGGTCAGCTTTCAAGTGTATCGGGGAATACGTATACGTATGGTTTGGCTCCATGTGGTGTCAATGCGTGCGGAGCGATCGTGCTGACGAATCCTGGCGGTGCCGGTGCTCGCGATTTTGTCGTTACGAGACCAAAACTGACGGGTGATACCGCGCACTTCAAATTCGCCTCGGCACAGCCGGATACGATCCGAATCGCTCCGGGATCGAATGCCTCGATTCCCGTGTGCTTCAATCCGGCCGATACGGCGGCGACTCAATGTTCGCTTATTCTAACAGGTGATTGCGGGAGTACCTTTACGTACGTACTCCAGGGACATGGTGCGTCCGGATTGCTGCAGGCGACGGATCTGAATTTTGCAGAAACCGACATGGGCGACACAAAGTGTGACGTTGTGAAGCTCAAGAACGTCGGTACGTTGCCGTTGACACTGCATTGGCCAGTTCTTAGCGATAGCACTGATTTCTCGGTCGACCCCGCCTTCCTTGCGACATTGCCGGTGACGATCAAGGCCGGCGATTCGATCAGCGTCAATGTCTGTTTCAATCCGAAAGATCATGACTCGCATTCGGCTACACTGTACTGGAAATCGGATATTGTGCCGGCCCTCGACTCGAAGATGAAGGCATTCTCGTTGTTGAGCGGCAAGGGATATAACGCTGGCGTCGAATGGGCGCCGACGGTGATCGCAATGACAGCCGATTCGACGAAAGGAACACCGGAAGCCACGGTCCGAATTTATCTTGCGAATCGTGGGACATCCAAGCGAATCCTTGTGAACTCCGTGCAGCTCAGTGGGCCGGACGTTTCGGAGTTCTCGATCACTGGCAACGAGTACGGCGTCGATCCGATCTCGAACTTCTATATTAACTATTCCGACAGCATGTGGCTCGACCTGAAGTGGCATCCGGATGTCACACGGGCCTATACGAATCGCTCCGCATTTATCACCGTGAATTACGATGTCGAGAATTCCGGTACCAAGGGAGCACTGGTCATTGCTCCGATCAACGGCAGCTTCTCTGGTTCACCAGATGGCGTATATCGCTCGGCATCGGATGCCGTACGCAGTATGGTTGCAGTAATCGCCGGGCGTCAGCTTACGGTCTGGGTACCGTCAGAGGTTAACGCCGCAGAATGCGGACTGGAAGTCTATGACCTGCTCGGACGCGTTGTCTCCGCAGAGTCGCATGTCGGTATCAGTCAGGGAAGTGCGGCCATTCGGACCTTCCTGCCCGAATTACCCGAAGGCACCTATATCGTCCGTATGACGGTCGGCTCGAAAGTGTATAGCTGCGTGGCGATGCAGGCTAATTAA